In a genomic window of Tissierella sp. Yu-01:
- a CDS encoding amino acid ABC transporter ATP-binding protein, which produces MIKVVNLNKKFGKLHVLKGLNEEVKKGEVVVVIGPSGSGKSTFLRCLNLLEEPTSGEIIFDGISITDKKNDINKQREKMGMVFQQFNLFPHLTVMENITIAPIKVKKISKEDAEKIAMDLLKRIGLEDKANTYPNKLSGGQKQRIAIVRALAMSPDVMLFDEPTSALDPEMVGEVLEVMKDLAKEGMTMVVVTHEMGFAKEVGDRVLFMDGGNIVEQGTPEQLFNNPQHPRTQDFLRKILI; this is translated from the coding sequence GTGATCAAGGTAGTGAATCTTAATAAAAAGTTCGGGAAATTACATGTATTAAAAGGACTTAATGAGGAAGTAAAAAAGGGTGAAGTGGTAGTAGTTATAGGACCTAGTGGCTCAGGAAAAAGTACTTTTTTAAGATGCTTAAACCTATTAGAGGAACCAACTAGTGGTGAAATTATATTTGATGGAATATCTATCACTGATAAAAAGAACGATATAAACAAGCAGAGAGAAAAAATGGGGATGGTTTTTCAACAATTTAATCTTTTTCCACATTTAACTGTAATGGAGAATATAACCATAGCTCCAATTAAGGTTAAAAAAATAAGCAAGGAAGATGCTGAAAAAATAGCCATGGATCTTTTAAAGAGAATCGGCTTAGAAGATAAGGCTAATACTTACCCAAATAAACTATCTGGAGGACAAAAGCAAAGAATTGCAATAGTAAGAGCTCTTGCCATGTCTCCCGACGTGATGCTTTTTGATGAACCTACATCTGCTCTTGACCCTGAGATGGTTGGAGAGGTACTTGAGGTTATGAAAGACTTAGCAAAAGAAGGAATGACAATGGTAGTCGTAACTCATGAAATGGGCTTTGCTAAAGAAGTTGGAGATAGAGTATTATTTATGGATGGTGGTAATATAGTGGAACAAGGAACACCAGAACAGCTATTTAATAATCCACAACATCCTAGAACACAGGATTTTTTAAGAAAAATATTAATTTAA
- the eutH gene encoding ethanolamine utilization protein EutH, producing the protein MLYIMIIFSIIGGIDKLLNNKFGLGVKFEEGFKAMGGLALSIIGIYSLSPLIAKGLIPILNPLANLINTDSSVFISSILATDLGAYTTSMEITSDPVVGNFNGLVLGSMLGSTISFTIPVATSMILLKDYTYFSKGVLAGIVTIPVGMIVSGILMKIPYNDIVFSLIPVILVIIPIVIGLIKAQDKMVKIFSKLGKVVNIIGLVGLILSILEFSLGIKLIEGMIPFEEGIIIVANISIVLSGAYPLLYFISRKLHRILRIITNKYDIDEYSILGVVSSLASCIPMFGVYNEMNWKGKIINAAFAVSGAFTFGGQLGYVSAVSPESVNPFVIGKLAAGLSSLCVAFILIKFEKHEEVLVNEY; encoded by the coding sequence ATGCTATACATAATGATTATTTTTTCAATAATAGGTGGAATTGATAAATTATTGAATAATAAATTTGGTTTGGGAGTTAAGTTTGAAGAAGGCTTTAAGGCTATGGGAGGATTAGCTTTAAGTATTATTGGGATATATAGTCTAAGTCCATTGATTGCTAAGGGATTAATACCTATATTAAATCCATTAGCCAATTTAATAAATACTGATTCATCAGTATTTATTAGTAGCATCCTTGCAACAGATTTAGGTGCATATACTACCAGCATGGAAATCACCAGTGATCCTGTAGTAGGGAACTTTAATGGATTGGTATTAGGTTCAATGCTAGGATCAACAATTTCTTTTACAATACCAGTAGCTACAAGTATGATTTTATTAAAGGATTATACATATTTTTCAAAGGGTGTATTAGCAGGAATAGTTACAATACCAGTAGGGATGATTGTCTCAGGCATACTCATGAAGATACCTTATAATGATATAGTATTTAGTTTGATACCTGTAATTCTGGTAATTATTCCAATAGTCATAGGGTTAATTAAGGCTCAGGATAAGATGGTAAAAATATTTAGTAAACTTGGCAAGGTTGTTAATATCATAGGTTTAGTTGGTTTAATCTTAAGTATATTAGAATTTTCTTTGGGAATTAAATTAATCGAAGGAATGATTCCATTTGAGGAAGGAATTATAATAGTAGCTAATATTTCAATTGTTTTATCAGGAGCTTACCCTTTGCTATATTTCATATCTAGAAAATTACATAGAATTTTGCGAATTATCACAAATAAATATGATATTGATGAGTATTCTATTCTAGGGGTAGTATCTTCTTTAGCAAGTTGTATCCCAATGTTTGGGGTATATAATGAGATGAATTGGAAGGGAAAGATAATTAATGCTGCTTTTGCCGTTAGTGGAGCTTTTACTTTTGGAGGGCAACTGGGATATGTTTCTGCAGTATCTCCAGAAAGCGTAAATCCTTTTGTAATAGGCAAGTTAGCAGCAGGTCTATCAAGTCTTTGTGTTGCATTTATTTTGATTAAGTTTGAAAAACATGAGGAGGTATTGGTTAATGAATATTAA
- a CDS encoding aminopeptidase P family protein, translating to MNINERLDKLRALMAERGITAYIEPTSDPHQSEYVADYYKGRDWISGFTGSAGTVVITKDEAILWTDGRYFIQAEKQISGSDFKLFKMNTPGYPTYMEWLETKLKDGDSLGFNGKVFAQSLVEELEEELNDKNIVFIDEFDLIGEVWEGRPEIPCSKIFALDTKYVGKSAKDKIKEVREYMLERGAYNFLLGSLDDIAWLYNIRGNDVLNNPVVISYALISKEKANLFVDKKKVDDEVKGFLYDNGVEVQEYNEIINFVEDIKESSKLILAKDKINRWLYKAIPNNVSVIDEMNITTKLKGIKNSDEIKNQKIAYIKDCVALVKYFHWIDKNMGKVPLNEFSAQEKLLEFRQEQESFLEPSFSTISAYGENAAMMHYSASADKNAEFKEEGLYLVDSGGQYFEGTTDITRTVALGPITDEEKKDFTLTLKGHINLISARFLHGTSGHVLDILSRYPLWQEGIDYKCGTGHGVGYLLNVHEGPHRFAVAPNNVALEKGMIITIEPGVYKEGKHGIRIENVVVVDEDIKTDSGQFMKFEVLSYCPIDLDCIDADMLLPNEREWLNNYHKEVYEKLSPYLSEEERDWLKHETRSI from the coding sequence ATGAATATTAATGAACGTTTAGATAAGTTAAGAGCCTTAATGGCAGAAAGAGGAATAACGGCATATATAGAACCAACATCCGATCCACATCAGTCAGAGTATGTTGCGGATTATTATAAAGGAAGAGATTGGATATCAGGTTTTACCGGTTCGGCTGGAACAGTAGTAATAACTAAGGATGAAGCTATTCTTTGGACTGATGGAAGATATTTTATACAAGCTGAAAAACAAATATCAGGTAGTGATTTTAAGCTTTTTAAGATGAATACACCAGGTTATCCAACATATATGGAATGGCTAGAAACTAAATTAAAAGATGGAGACAGTCTGGGATTTAACGGTAAGGTATTTGCTCAATCATTAGTTGAGGAGCTTGAGGAAGAATTAAATGACAAAAATATTGTCTTTATAGATGAATTTGATCTTATTGGAGAAGTATGGGAGGGTAGGCCTGAAATCCCTTGCAGTAAGATATTTGCACTAGATACAAAGTATGTAGGTAAATCAGCAAAAGATAAGATAAAAGAAGTAAGAGAATATATGTTAGAAAGAGGTGCATATAATTTCCTTTTGGGAAGCTTAGATGATATAGCTTGGCTTTATAATATTAGGGGTAATGACGTTCTAAACAATCCTGTAGTTATTTCATATGCATTAATTTCTAAAGAAAAAGCCAATTTGTTTGTTGATAAGAAAAAGGTAGATGATGAAGTTAAAGGTTTCCTATATGACAATGGTGTTGAGGTTCAAGAATATAATGAGATAATCAACTTTGTTGAAGATATAAAAGAGTCTTCTAAATTGATCCTAGCAAAAGATAAAATAAACAGATGGCTATATAAGGCAATCCCAAATAATGTAAGTGTAATTGATGAAATGAATATTACTACTAAGTTAAAAGGGATAAAAAACTCTGATGAAATTAAAAATCAAAAGATTGCATATATCAAGGACTGCGTTGCCTTGGTTAAATACTTTCACTGGATAGATAAAAATATGGGAAAAGTACCATTGAATGAATTTTCTGCACAGGAAAAACTTCTTGAATTTAGACAGGAACAGGAAAGTTTCTTAGAACCAAGTTTTAGCACTATATCTGCTTATGGGGAGAATGCAGCAATGATGCATTATTCAGCAAGTGCAGACAAAAATGCTGAATTTAAAGAAGAAGGGTTATATTTGGTAGATTCAGGTGGACAGTACTTTGAAGGTACCACTGATATTACTAGAACTGTTGCTTTAGGACCTATTACAGATGAAGAAAAGAAGGACTTTACCCTAACTTTAAAGGGACATATTAATCTAATCAGCGCTAGATTTTTGCATGGTACATCAGGTCATGTACTTGATATATTGAGCCGATATCCTTTGTGGCAAGAAGGAATTGATTACAAATGTGGAACAGGTCATGGGGTAGGATATTTATTAAATGTCCATGAAGGACCTCATAGATTTGCAGTAGCACCAAATAATGTAGCTTTAGAAAAAGGTATGATAATAACCATAGAGCCTGGTGTATATAAAGAAGGAAAGCACGGTATAAGAATAGAAAATGTCGTTGTAGTAGATGAAGATATAAAAACGGATTCAGGACAATTTATGAAGTTTGAAGTATTGTCCTATTGCCCAATTGATTTGGACTGTATAGATGCAGATATGTTGTTACCTAATGAAAGAGAGTGGCTAAACAATTATCACAAAGAAGTATATGAAAAGCTTTCTCCATATTTAAGTGAAGAAGAAAGAGATTGGTTAAAGCACGAGACAAGAAGCATATGA